The following DNA comes from Rosa rugosa chromosome 5, drRosRugo1.1, whole genome shotgun sequence.
CAATGAGTACAAGGGATAAGCTTGTCTTGAAGTTTTTCAGCAATATGCAGTCGTTTATATCAATAACGTTGgccctcttctttttctttgctgCATTGGATGCTAGGCCTTATATTATCCACTTAAATATGATCTTCAGCACGCCAATGTTTCAAGAACCATTACAGTTGATAATTAAGCATGGGCAGCAAGGTTTTTTGTCTCGGTGCAACAAGCCATTGATTTCATCATACCATCAAATAATCATGTGTGGAATCGTATCAATATCAACTCCGGTGCTACTTGTAAGTAAACATTACATCCTAGTTTGTGCTTCTAAGCTTTACGTTTTAAAATTAATTCACCCTCTGATTAGATTGGTGCATGCAGGGAAAAAGTCAAGGGTTTTTTGGTTTGTAAGTTGCTGGATTGCTAGTGATTGGCGGCGTTGAAATCAATAAGCGAGTACAACTTGTTTATGGTGGGGACAATGCCGCCGATGGTCCTGTTAGAGGAGTCTAGTGACCGTGCAGAGCTTGGGCCAGTCGGAAGCTTCTTAACCTCGTCCGACTTCTCTTCTACGTACAGCTTCGGTAGTGAATATTTCATGTATGATTATGGAAAAGGAGAGGCTATTTGTACCCAGAAATTTCTTACCACAGCATTTGACTCTGGAAGTTTCAAACCCTTTTTGTTAGTGAAATGATGGATAAGAATCCGTCACCCATttcttaattattattattcataaGTTTTCTATAACAGGATTTTTGAATTCTTCCCATTAGATTTAGATCTATTTGAGTAAATAATTCAATGAATAAGTAAGCCGAACTGGTatacaaattaattaattagctaTGAGTTGCCGAAGTCATCGTCTATGGTGTAAGTGTGAGAGATTATATAGTGTACGTGCAAATTAAGACGTGCATATAgatatttggtgaattttggtcAGGATTCGGAATAAAATCTTTAGCATTTTTGAACCTCAAAGTAACGAGCTAGGAGATAATCCATTGGAACATAGAGGTGATAACACAGTATAGTCAAATTAAAATCACTTGTATTTCTCATCCAAATTTGTATTTGTAGTAGACATAGTGCCAGTAACGTATTGCTTAGGTATTAGTTCATtccaagtttccaacgttaTTGAATGAAACAACCATTTTCTTTTGTAGCTAGGTACGTAAGAATACAAAGGTACAGTAAGTAAATGTGCATTTCAATTTGAACATACATCCTTCTCATCCACATCTCAGCCATCTTATTTAGTGGCTGATTGAAGCACTAAATGAGACGAGCCTTGTTTCCAGTGTTAATAACCACAAAAGGACACAAGCATACGTAACCATGCTGGATCAGCTCGAGGAGAATTAGTACGTATTTATCCTAGCTGAATTAGTACgtattgacccaaaaaaaaaaaaaaattaaaaaaaatcctAGCTGATCGAACTTTTTTATTTAGTCTAATTTAATTATCAAGGTTTCATATCCATAGTAGGATTATATGCCTAGAGGATAGAGATGACACAAATAAACTCAACCGTGATGACATTGTTACTGATGTTACTGACATCAACTAATCATCCAAACAAAGGAAACCCTATAGAATTTGTGCTTGGTGTTGGGCACAATTAATGGGTGATCTTAAACTTGTGAGCGGCCTCAAAGGAAAATGGATGTATCTTCAGCGCTGAAACAGGAGTCATATTTGGTAAGATTGATTTCATACGAGATGCTGGTGACAATTTATTGAAGGACCTCGATCTTCCATGGTTTTGTCAGCATTTATACCTACTTCGACTAAGAAAGTATTAGCACTGCATGCTAAGAAAAAGCATTCCCAAAACAAATAATTAAGCAAGCGTTTAAATTGTTATCCAAGACAGAGATGCCCTAATTATGAAGAACTCAACTGTGAACAAGCTGTAGTTGAACATTTGTTGCCAATAGTTATGTCTGAGCTGTGTTTTAACCTTCAGCATACTTCCGTACATGGATGTACTGCATTTCAGTAAGACGTGGTTTTGTAACACATTTGATCTCGTTGGATTTTTGCTGATCAGATAAGAAGTTTGAGAATAACACATGTGAAATTGTCAATGAAAACAACAAATTTCGGATCTCAatatataaaagaaataatTTCTTATTGACATAATATGACCTTGTCAACTACACTAAATTTAGAAAGCCAAGAACGATTTTAAGAAAAGTAGACCAAATGCATACAATAATCGAAATGCAAATATGCAGGAAACGATTACAAGTCCTAAGATAATGACTAAAATCATGTTACTTTCTGTGGATCTCGAGTCTGAGATTTTTGAGATTAAAGAAACCTAGAAAAGTACAGTCAACAAGATAATATTTGCAGTAGTACGTAGTGGAAAAAGGGAGGACAGCTAGTCATCACAACTAGAGCCACTTATAATTTGAACCCTTGTGTACGTACATATTCTTTATTTATTATACATGTACGTTGAATAAAGTATCTGCATATGGACAAGTCATGATCAACTGTATATATGAAGTATCTTCATGGACAAGTACGTGAGCTATAATAGAGAAAACTCCCCAAGCTTTCAATAGTTTTGGTGTTTTGGACACCAGCTGATAGCTAGTGTTGGGTTAGGTCAAGGAACCAGCGATTGATTTCTAGTATCTTCAAGTCATATATTTGTGTTGTAATTGAATATAAACTGATCCTCTTTCTTTAATTAGTAATGGAAAAGGATTATGAAAGTCTTCCATCCATTTGATTACCAAGGCACGTACACAATTAAGAGTAGTGAATACTAAATAGTCATGTGTAAGTTTTGCCAGGAAGAAGAAATTTCCATCCACTAATAATTTCTCTTTCTGCATGCCTAGTCTTATTATAATCATCTAACTCAAAATTATTCCACCAAAGGAAAAGAAGCTTCCATGGCAATTTGACACTTTCCTCCCGCCTCTAAGGCCAATCTCATGTACCCTTGTTCCCCCCAACTCTCTCCCCAGAAATTCTGTATTTTCCAGTACTCAACACCGTTTTCATCGCTTCCAAATCCCACGACTAACACAGTGTGGTCAATATCTTGGCCACAAGGTCCATTGAAGATTCCGCCGTCATATTGTTCAAACTCCAAGCTGTTTGCAGCAATTTCGGCAGTCACTGGTCGCCGGCAGAGGGCTCGCCTGAGCTCATTTTCCGTTTGTGGACGTACCACCACGAGGCCATCGATGCTGCTATCTTCAACAAAGTCATCTTCTCGGTTCTCATCACAGGTTCCATTCTTCTCTGTATACGGATAACCTTTTTCGCTGGCCAAGCCCATATTCTTCATTATGTAGACATAAGCATCAATTTCTGATCCTCCTTCACAACGGTCTCCGTAGGCACAGTCCAGAACTTGCTGGATGGAAAGTGGCGGAAGTGGTATGTCATATCCCCAAATGATTCTGATACCCGCTTCTACTGCCGCCACCGATGCATAGCCCAGCAAGCACCACAATGGGATCCTTGGTCTCGTACAGGGCTCACAGCGCTCACAGCTCCATTTTCAGACCAAATGTCTTTAGACCAATCGACGTTAACATTGCAGGTGTTTATCTCGCCATCCAGAGAGCTTGAATTGAATATCTTGATACCAGCGCCGGCAGCCACCGTTGTGCGCCTGCACTTGTTAGATTGGAACTCTTTtctcactacaagaaaaaacatgTTTAACAACATGCAATTAGCGTTGTCAATCACTTTTGACAACGTTTGGCGCATGTTGTAGATGCCAGAGTCATTAAAAGTCCTCGAGTCCTTAACATCGCGCTTTGCATGTTGTCAAAAAGAGGTGAAGCACGTTgttgtaattattcaacaatgagcTCTGCACGTTGTCATAAATTTTCAACAACGTTTCAAGTGCATGTTGTAAGTTTTAACAACACTCTCAGCATGTTGTCTTTAGTTTTCGACAGCATACATGGTATGTTGTCATATTACATACGTTGTTACAACGTTTCAGCATATATTATTGCACCCAATTTGTTGGGCTATGCTTTCCTGTACCTCTATAAACATTCACCATTACTTAAACACATTCACATGCCAATATTAGTACACGTACACTAACCATgtatgaaaaatatacatttCATTAGGAGTGCCACATTCTCTTAtacatatgttctttacaaaacaTGCATGACAAAGTACTGGATTCTTTGTTCACCAGCATTGACAAAACATGCATGGTACTTCCTGACCTACATAAATTCTCTAGTAAAGCAAAATGTACCTGCTACTTCAACTACTAAGGAAGCATTTCAATGGAGCTTTTGGGCCATGCAAGAGTGCTTCCTATAGCTTCACCAAGTTGTTTGGCATCCATGGTTAATCTGTACACTTCCATAGTCTGATACTCATCAAACACCACATCAACCCAAACCTTCCAACAATTTCGTCCAAGAGGCACACAATGAACTTTTGTACTTGGATTTGTTGAAGAGATCATTCCTTCAGCTaccacttcatcttcttcataattGTTCCAATTCAAAAGTGCACATCTGCTATTTTCAAGATCATTGCTTGGAGCATTGATTGGTccacttcctcctcttctttttccccttctttttctgttcttcatcacctcttttcctcttctttgtcTGTTCCTTTTCTCTATCAAATTGCAGCCATTGTTTCTCCATCTTGACAGAAACTGTACCTCAAACTAGAAGGCACGAAATCATATATAGCGTAGGCACATTAGTCCTTCTGAACTTAGAACTTAGAACTTAGAACCACTACTACAGTACCACTCAATTGCTATTCCTTCTAATCTAATTAACACTTTGACAAGGACAAGTATTAACTACACAGATACAGAAGCACAAGTTACAGTCATCACAAATAATAATACATGCATTCTAATTGAAATAATCTGTAGAATAAGTTTCAGTGCAACAACCAAGATACATGAATCGATGGTAGTTTTTCTGTAAAACAAGGTACAAGAAGACTAATGAAAAGGAAATTATGTGGACATTATATGAATGATAAGAACTTTCTAAAGATTATCAAGGAAAAGGAAATTCAATAAATAGTTGTAAATTTCATTATGCAACATGATACCAGTGACTGAGAATGGCTGACTTATTGCATTCCTGTTCTGTAGAGTCTCTTAATGAAAAACTACACACAGCAGGAAAGCCAGAATAATGAAACATCATATATTTTTGACACAGAAGATTGAGAATTATGTAGGCATTCACCAACTTATCAACAATAACAGTGCAGTACAGCAGCAAATGTCAACATAATCAAAATGAAATCGATCAATAAAGACTTTGACAGCAATAAAAGACTTTATAAGCTGAGGAGTAGTCAAGAAGTAGCTATTTGTTTGTCTCATGGGGTTGGAATTTGGCCCAGAAAGGAAACCCCCCAATCCCTTTTAGACAAAAAGCATATAACTCAAGGATCAATATGTACAGAAGAATCCATTCAAGTAGTTTAATATCTACTTGGTTTTTAAAATGATAACTCAAggagattaaataaaaatttatttgatCACAAGGTTAAGGGTGTATAGATTCAGAGTATGCTTGCCCAAACACATAGAGATAAGAAGTTGGAAACAATGTGATCCAAACAAAGAACCAGGAGGGAAATGGTGAACAGAAAAAGACTTGGAAAAGAAACAATGAATTTACAGCAAGGGTTCTGAATCAATGCAATAGATGACAGACACATAGACACACAGTGCACGTTATAGGTTTGATAGCTTAAATCCTAGTTTGTTTTAGGAATCAGGAAACTAGCCTTGGTTTAGGGTATGAATTTTCCCTCGGTTATATTAGCGAATCAATCATACAAATTTGAGTCTTGGATGCTATCACTTTGGCAGTTTAGTAGGTGCCACTGATTTGAAGTTGTGACATTGCTGAAAACTATAATTAATTCCTTCTCTGGCAATGACCTCAGAAGCAATAAAACCAACTACTTTGTCTTTGTGGTGGCATAATCTGTTTTGATAATATAATTAATGTAGGGTTTGGTGTGTCTATGGCTTTCAGATCACATCCCCTGCTGCATTCTTTTCTCAtgtcaatatttaaaaaaagtATGAAAATAGCACTTGCTAACCACCAAGGCTTTATGTTTCTGTTAACACTCAAACAACATTATAGTAATGTATATAGTGCCATCactttttcagaccaaaaaattgGTAAAGAGGTCTATGGTTAGGTATAACGAATTAACTATTTCTGAAATCTACTAACCAAATAGCAGTGGAACATGTATGAGATACCCAGGTTCTCATCTTCTTTTTCTGAGATACCCACAAAATCCTACTAAGTACCTTATTTAGGATATGTTTTACAAATTCTCACAACTAATTCAAATATAAACCACTTTTGATCGACCTTAAGACATCATATAAGTGTTGTTCATACTAATTCTAAAATCAACACCACATTTGCTGAAAATAGTAGTGAGTAGTGACACAATTGTAGATCCCTATTTAGCAATGCTCTTACAACATATTTTACTTGGTGACCTTCCATGCTAGACATATTGTTCTCTTTTCTCACCATTTCTCAACAACCAAGAAACCAATAAACCCTTATACATTATGCAAATCTAATCCTCCCAAGAAGAAACACAAAACATATTTTATCACTGAGAAAGTCGCAATATTGGCTATAAATCATTACAATTTAGTGATACTATCGAATTTTTACATAAAACTCACTATCTAGCATGAATCATCTTTATTTTCAATGCACACCAAGTGTTCGACAAAATGCCAAATCAGGAAGAACAAGCAAAACATGAACAAGCGAATGAATAACAGTGTTTTGCATCTGCGAGACTAAAACCTGagttcatcaaacaattttcaaacAAGAACATGATGATTAGAATGAAATAGGAACCTAGCTAGATGATGAAATTAAAGGTGCGAAACGGTGGAACAG
Coding sequences within:
- the LOC133711500 gene encoding cysteine proteinase COT44-like, coding for MVNVYRVRKEFQSNKCRRTTVAAGAGIKIFNSSSLDGEINTCNVNVDWSKDIWSENGAVSAVSPQVLDCAYGDRCEGGSEIDAYVYIMKNMGLASEKGYPYTEKNGTCDENREDDFVEDSSIDGLVVVRPQTENELRRALCRRPVTAEIAANSLEFEQYDGGIFNGPCGQDIDHTVLVVGFGSDENGVEYWKIQNFWGESWGEQGYMRLALEAGGKCQIAMEASFPLVE